The Pseudomonas aeruginosa genome includes the window GGCGTGGTCGACGTTGCTCATAATCGTTCCCGTTGAAGAGTGAAGCCTTTGGGGGAAGGGCCGCGGCGGCGGAATCCAATCCTTCATGTTGCCAGCTTTGGCGGAGGGATGGGGCCGGCGGCGGTTCGCCTTCCTATGTCAGTTTGTCGCAGCGGGGCGGCCCGCCGCGGTTCAGGACCTGTCGCTGGCGGCGATCTTCGCCCCCCATTCGCGGGCCCTGGCGATCAGGCGCTGTTCGTCGTGACGGAGCAGGCGGCCGTCGTCGAGGAGTTGCCTGCCGCCGACCCAGACGTGCCGCACGCAGTCGCGGCCGCTGGCATAGATAAGTTGCGAAACCGGGTCGTAGACCGGTTGCTGGGCCAGGCCGGACAGGTCGAAGGCCACCAGGTCGGCGGCCTTGCCGGCTTCCAGGGAGCCGATCAGGCGCTCCAGGCCAAGCGCGCGGGCGCCGTTCAGGGTGGCCATGCGCAGCGCGCGGTGGGCGTCGAGGGCGGTGGCCTGGCCGTACACGGCCTTGGCCAGCAGCGCCGCGGTGCGGGTCTCGCCGAGCAGGTCGAGATCGTTGTTGCTCGCCGCGCCGTCGGTGCCGATGGCTACGTTGACCCCGGCCTGCCAGAGTTTTTCCACCGGGCAGAAGCCGCTGGCCAGCTTGAGGTTGGATTCCGGGCAGTGGATCACCGAGCTGTTGGTTTCCACCAGCATCGCCAGGTCGTCGTCGTCCACCTGGGTCATGTGCACCGCCTGGAAGCGTGGGCCGAGCAGGCCGAGGCGGTGCAGGCGGGCCAGCGGGCGCTCGCCGTTGCGCTCCGTGGCCTGCTCCACCTCGAAGGCGGTCTCGTGGACGTGCATCTGGATGCTGGCGTCGAGTTCCTCGGTGAGCACCAGGATCTGCTCCAGCTTGTCGTCGCTCACCGTATAAGGAGCGTGCGGGCCGAAGGCGATGCGGATGCGCGGGTGGTGCTTGAGGTCGTCGAACAGCGCCATGCCCTGGCGGATCGCCTCGGCGCTGTCGCGGGCGCCGGGGATCGGGAAGTCCAGTACAGGGATCGCCACCTGGGCGCGGACCCCGCTGTCATGGACCACGCCGCAGATGGCCTGTGGATAGAAGTACATGTCGGAGAAACAGGTGATGCCGCCCTTTACCTGTTCGGCGATGGCCAGCTCCGTGCCGTCGCGGATGAAATCCTCGCTGACCCATTGGCCTTCGGCCGGCCAGATGTGGTCCTGCAGCCAGGTCATCAGCGGCAGGTCGTCGGCGAGACCGCGGAACAGACTCATCGCCGAATGGCCGTGGGCGTTGACCAGACCGGGGGCGAGCAGCATGCCCGGCAATTCGCGGATTTCCGTGGCGCCATGGCGCATGGCCTGCTCGCGCGGCGCGACCAGGGCTATCTGGCCGTCGCGGATGCCCAGCGCGTGGTCGCGCAGCACCACCCCGGCGGGCTCCACGGGGACGATCCAGGTCGGCAGCAGGAGGAGGTCGAAGGGGTTACGGACGTTGGGCATGGCGGCGCATCCTGGGCGCAGAGCGGGAAGCCGGAAGTATACCCGAGCGTCCGCGGCTGGGGCTCGTTATAATCCGCAGCTTTTCCGTGATTCAGCGAGAGGTGTGTGCATGCGAGAGCGACTGCTGGCGGCCGAGCGGGTCAAGGCGATCGAGTGGCGGGACGGTACGCTGCGGTTGCTGGATCAGCGCCTGCTGCCCCAGGAGGAGGTCTGGCTCGAACACGAGTCGGCGGCCGAGGTGGCCAAGGCCATTCGCGATATGGTCGTGCGCGGCGCGCCGGCCATCGGCATCAGCGCCGCCTACGGCATCGTCCTTGGCGCCCGCGCGCGCCTGGCGCAGGGCGGCGACTGGCGCGCCGCGCTGGAGGAGGACTTCCGCCTGCTGGCCGACTCGCGACCCACGGCGGTCAACCTGTTCTGGGCGCTGAACCGCATGCGCGACCGTCTGGAGCGAATGAAAGAGGGCGACCAGCCGCTGGCGGTGCTGGAAGCCGAGGCGATCTCCATCCATGAAAGCGACCGCGAGGCCAACCTGACCATGGCCCAGTTGGGCATGGAGCTGATCCGCAAGCAGCAGGGCAGCCCGCAGAACATCCTCACCCACTGCAATACCGGCGCCCTGGCGACCGGCGGGTTCGGCACCGCGCTGGGGGTGATCCGCGCCGCGCACCTGGAAGGCCTGGTCAATCGCATCTACGCCGACGAAACCCGGCCCTGGCTCCAGGGCTCGCGACTGACCGCCTGGGAGCTGGCCAACGAAGGCATCCCGGTCAGCCTGAACGTGGATTCGGCCGCCGCGCACCTGATGAAGACCGAAAACATCACCTGGGTCATCGTCGGCGCCGACCGCATCACCGCCAATGGCGATGTCGCCAACAAGATCGGCACCTACCAGCTGGCGGTCAACGCCATGCACCACGGCGTGCGCTTCATGGTGGTGGCGCCGAGTTCGACCATCGACATGAACCTGGAGAGCGGCGAGGACATCCCGATCGAAGAGCGCGACGGTCGCGAACTGCTGGAAATCGGCGGGCGACGGGTGGCGGCCGAGGTCGATGCCTACAATCCGGTA containing:
- a CDS encoding TRZ/ATZ family hydrolase, coding for MPNVRNPFDLLLLPTWIVPVEPAGVVLRDHALGIRDGQIALVAPREQAMRHGATEIRELPGMLLAPGLVNAHGHSAMSLFRGLADDLPLMTWLQDHIWPAEGQWVSEDFIRDGTELAIAEQVKGGITCFSDMYFYPQAICGVVHDSGVRAQVAIPVLDFPIPGARDSAEAIRQGMALFDDLKHHPRIRIAFGPHAPYTVSDDKLEQILVLTEELDASIQMHVHETAFEVEQATERNGERPLARLHRLGLLGPRFQAVHMTQVDDDDLAMLVETNSSVIHCPESNLKLASGFCPVEKLWQAGVNVAIGTDGAASNNDLDLLGETRTAALLAKAVYGQATALDAHRALRMATLNGARALGLERLIGSLEAGKAADLVAFDLSGLAQQPVYDPVSQLIYASGRDCVRHVWVGGRQLLDDGRLLRHDEQRLIARAREWGAKIAASDRS
- the mtnA gene encoding S-methyl-5-thioribose-1-phosphate isomerase, whose product is MRERLLAAERVKAIEWRDGTLRLLDQRLLPQEEVWLEHESAAEVAKAIRDMVVRGAPAIGISAAYGIVLGARARLAQGGDWRAALEEDFRLLADSRPTAVNLFWALNRMRDRLERMKEGDQPLAVLEAEAISIHESDREANLTMAQLGMELIRKQQGSPQNILTHCNTGALATGGFGTALGVIRAAHLEGLVNRIYADETRPWLQGSRLTAWELANEGIPVSLNVDSAAAHLMKTENITWVIVGADRITANGDVANKIGTYQLAVNAMHHGVRFMVVAPSSTIDMNLESGEDIPIEERDGRELLEIGGRRVAAEVDAYNPVFDVTPADLIDAIVTERGVVERPDAERMAALMSRKRLH